The proteins below come from a single Parageobacillus toebii NBRC 107807 genomic window:
- the gnd gene encoding phosphogluconate dehydrogenase (NAD(+)-dependent, decarboxylating) — translation MRVGLIGLGKMGLNLGKNLIEHKHEVVAFDVNANAVEEIKKYGAKGVSSLKELVLSLENPRILWMMVPHTVVDSVISEITPFLSKGDIVIDGGNSHYKESIRRYNELKEIGIHFMDAGTSGGVEGARNGACYMVGGDSEAWNIVEPLFRDTAVKNGYLYTGKAGSGHFLKMVHNGIEYGMMAAIGEGFEILEKSEFDYDYEKVARVWNNGSVIRSWLMELTERAFSKDAKLEEIKGIMYSSGEGKWTVETALDLQTATPVIAMSLLMRYRSLENDTFTGKVVAALRNEFGGHAVEKNEKK, via the coding sequence ATGAGAGTCGGGTTAATCGGTTTAGGAAAAATGGGATTAAACTTAGGTAAAAATCTCATTGAACATAAGCACGAAGTAGTGGCGTTCGATGTAAATGCAAATGCGGTTGAAGAAATAAAAAAATACGGGGCTAAAGGCGTATCCAGTTTAAAGGAGCTCGTTCTATCATTAGAAAACCCAAGAATTCTTTGGATGATGGTTCCACACACAGTTGTTGATTCGGTGATTAGTGAGATTACACCATTTTTAAGCAAAGGAGACATCGTGATTGATGGTGGCAATTCTCACTATAAGGAATCGATTCGTCGTTATAACGAGCTAAAGGAGATTGGAATTCACTTTATGGATGCTGGAACCTCTGGTGGAGTGGAAGGTGCTCGTAACGGAGCGTGTTACATGGTTGGAGGGGATTCTGAAGCTTGGAACATTGTCGAGCCTCTTTTCCGAGATACCGCTGTCAAAAATGGGTATTTATATACAGGAAAAGCAGGTAGTGGCCACTTCTTAAAAATGGTCCACAATGGGATTGAATATGGAATGATGGCTGCCATTGGCGAAGGATTCGAAATATTAGAGAAAAGCGAATTCGATTATGACTATGAAAAAGTTGCAAGAGTGTGGAATAATGGTTCAGTTATTCGTTCATGGCTCATGGAATTAACAGAACGCGCATTTTCAAAAGATGCAAAATTAGAGGAAATCAAAGGAATTATGTATTCTTCCGGTGAAGGGAAATGGACAGTCGAAACGGCTTTAGATCTACAAACTGCCACTCCTGTCATCGCCATGTCCTTATTGATGCGGTATCGTTCATTAGAAAACGATACATTTACAGGCAAAGTGGTAGCAGCTCTACGCAACGAATTTGGCGGACATGCTGTAGAAAAAAATGAGAAGAAATAA
- a CDS encoding LacI family DNA-binding transcriptional regulator, with product MNVTIKDVAKRANVAPSTVSRVIADSPRISEKTKRKVRQAMKELGYHPNFIARSLASQATQVIGIVMPSAAELALQNPFFPEVIRGISKAAHEKKYALQMSTGEEEDEIYEEVIDMLQGRRVDGVILLYSRIDDKLMKYLQKNKFPFVVIGKPHQKEEQITHVDNDNYRAAKEAAQHLIELGHERIAFVGGNKKYLVTVDRLHGYEAALKGAGLPYREDYIMHEEFLQEGGQEAMKELLSLADPPTALVVADDLMALGVLKTLDEMGLRVPDDISIVSFNNTLLAEMSRPPLTSVDIHIFQLGYEATKSLIEKIANPNEPVKRIIIPHRIVKRFSCDYYRK from the coding sequence ATGAACGTCACGATTAAAGATGTTGCAAAACGAGCAAACGTGGCTCCCTCCACGGTTTCCCGCGTTATTGCCGACAGTCCGCGAATTAGTGAGAAGACGAAGCGAAAAGTGCGACAGGCAATGAAAGAACTTGGCTATCATCCGAATTTTATTGCGCGCAGTTTGGCGAGTCAAGCGACACAGGTGATCGGAATTGTCATGCCGAGCGCTGCCGAACTAGCGCTGCAAAACCCGTTTTTTCCAGAAGTGATTCGTGGCATCAGCAAAGCGGCGCATGAGAAGAAATATGCGCTGCAAATGTCGACGGGAGAAGAAGAAGATGAAATTTATGAAGAAGTCATCGACATGCTTCAAGGCCGCCGCGTGGACGGGGTGATTTTGTTATATTCGCGCATCGATGATAAGCTGATGAAATACTTGCAAAAAAATAAATTTCCGTTTGTTGTTATCGGAAAGCCGCATCAAAAAGAAGAACAAATCACCCATGTGGACAACGATAACTATCGGGCGGCGAAAGAAGCGGCCCAGCATTTAATTGAGTTAGGGCACGAACGAATTGCCTTTGTCGGCGGAAATAAGAAATATTTAGTGACCGTCGACCGATTGCACGGCTATGAGGCGGCATTAAAAGGAGCAGGGCTTCCTTATCGGGAAGACTATATCATGCATGAAGAATTTCTGCAGGAAGGCGGTCAGGAAGCGATGAAGGAGTTGCTTTCGCTCGCAGATCCGCCGACCGCGCTTGTCGTCGCCGACGACTTAATGGCCTTAGGCGTGCTGAAGACATTGGATGAAATGGGACTGCGCGTTCCCGATGACATTTCGATCGTCAGCTTCAACAACACGCTGCTGGCGGAAATGTCGCGTCCGCCGCTGACATCGGTGGACATCCACATTTTCCAGCTCGGTTATGAAGCAACAAAAAGTTTAATCGAAAAAATCGCCAACCCGAACGAACCGGTAAAACGCATCATAATTCCGCATCGGATTGTGAAGCGGTTTTCGTGTGATTATTATCGGAAATAA
- a CDS encoding carbon-nitrogen hydrolase family protein, translated as MKLRVSAVQYHLHTIQSFEEFAKQVEHYIKTAEEFGADFVLFPEFFTTQLMSIGNQQGQPLTIQDLPDFTEQYRSLFINLAKQTKMHIIGGTHVIRKGGRLYNVAHLFYPDGRVAEQPKLHITPTEVKEWNMSPGESLQVFETDKGTIAMLTCYDIEFPEIVRMAKAKGADVIFCPSCTDDRHGFYRVRYTSHARAIENQVYVVTTGTVGSLPTVDFMRANFGQAAVITPNDIPFPPRGILVEGEINHDMIVTADLDLELLYQVRESGSVTTWRDRRTDLYPDWK; from the coding sequence ATGAAACTGAGAGTTTCAGCAGTTCAATATCATCTTCATACCATCCAATCGTTTGAGGAATTTGCCAAACAAGTAGAACATTATATTAAAACAGCCGAAGAGTTTGGGGCGGATTTTGTCTTGTTTCCGGAATTTTTCACCACCCAGCTAATGTCTATTGGCAACCAGCAAGGGCAACCTTTGACCATTCAAGATCTTCCTGATTTTACAGAACAATATCGGTCTTTATTTATTAATTTGGCTAAGCAAACAAAGATGCATATTATTGGAGGAACCCATGTCATCCGTAAAGGCGGACGATTATACAACGTTGCTCATTTATTCTATCCAGACGGAAGAGTTGCCGAACAGCCAAAGCTTCATATCACTCCGACGGAAGTAAAGGAATGGAATATGTCTCCTGGAGAAAGCTTGCAGGTGTTCGAAACAGACAAGGGAACCATTGCGATGTTGACTTGCTATGACATCGAATTTCCAGAAATCGTTCGAATGGCAAAGGCGAAAGGGGCTGATGTCATTTTCTGCCCTTCATGCACCGATGATCGTCACGGATTTTATCGTGTCCGTTACACCAGCCATGCGAGAGCAATCGAAAATCAAGTTTATGTCGTCACCACTGGTACGGTAGGTTCCCTTCCTACGGTTGATTTCATGAGGGCAAATTTTGGGCAAGCGGCGGTGATTACACCGAACGATATTCCATTTCCTCCGCGCGGCATCTTGGTAGAAGGAGAAATCAATCATGATATGATTGTAACCGCTGATCTCGATTTAGAGCTGTTATATCAGGTTCGCGAAAGCGGTTCTGTCACCACGTGGCGTGATCGACGCACGGATCTTTATCCGGATTGGAAATAA
- a CDS encoding winged helix-turn-helix transcriptional regulator: MGHVCGKTYNCEKELTLAVIGGKWKMLILWHLGKGGKKRFSELKALMPGITQRMLVNQLRELEEDQIVHREVYPVVPPKVEYSLTEHGKSLMPILDAMYEWGRNYMETVVKGQVKINEAAK; the protein is encoded by the coding sequence ATGGGACACGTTTGTGGCAAGACGTATAACTGTGAAAAAGAATTAACACTCGCTGTTATAGGCGGTAAATGGAAAATGCTTATTTTATGGCATCTAGGAAAAGGGGGAAAGAAGCGGTTTAGTGAACTAAAAGCTCTCATGCCGGGGATCACCCAAAGAATGCTTGTTAACCAGTTGCGAGAGCTGGAGGAAGATCAAATTGTTCATCGCGAAGTCTATCCTGTTGTTCCACCAAAAGTAGAATATTCACTGACCGAGCATGGAAAAAGTCTGATGCCAATTCTTGATGCTATGTATGAATGGGGCAGAAACTATATGGAGACTGTTGTCAAAGGTCAAGTAAAAATCAATGAGGCCGCCAAGTAG
- a CDS encoding GNAT family N-acetyltransferase, with protein MYRKEFYVFDQDRPVPAVIRNYEEKDFPGLIRIQQESFPPPFPSELWWNTEQLKNHVTLFPEGALCVEVNGEIVGSMTGLIVDFDPSHPDHTWEEITDNGYIRNHNPNGNTLYVVDIGVRPAYRKLGLGKWLMLSMYEVVVHLGLERLLGGGRMPGYHKKAHKMTAEQYLEAVVKGELKDPVITFLLRCGRTPVKVVANYLEDEESCNYAALMEWKNPFYRSKS; from the coding sequence ATGTATCGAAAGGAGTTTTACGTCTTTGACCAAGATCGTCCTGTTCCAGCGGTAATCCGAAATTATGAAGAAAAGGACTTCCCTGGCTTAATCCGCATTCAACAGGAAAGTTTTCCTCCACCATTCCCGTCTGAATTATGGTGGAATACGGAACAGCTGAAAAACCATGTAACACTATTTCCAGAGGGTGCCTTATGTGTTGAGGTGAATGGCGAAATTGTGGGATCGATGACGGGACTTATTGTTGACTTTGATCCCAGCCATCCGGACCATACATGGGAAGAGATCACGGATAATGGATATATCCGTAACCATAATCCAAACGGGAATACACTCTATGTTGTTGATATTGGCGTGCGTCCTGCCTATCGCAAATTAGGGCTGGGAAAATGGCTGATGTTATCCATGTATGAAGTAGTTGTTCATTTGGGATTAGAACGGCTGTTAGGTGGAGGGAGAATGCCCGGCTATCATAAAAAAGCTCATAAGATGACAGCGGAACAATATCTCGAAGCTGTAGTAAAAGGAGAATTGAAGGATCCTGTTATTACCTTTCTGCTTCGCTGTGGCCGTACACCTGTTAAAGTGGTGGCAAACTATTTAGAGGATGAAGAATCGTGCAATTATGCTGCACTGATGGAATGGAAAAATCCTTTTTATAGATCCAAATCTTAA
- the zwf gene encoding glucose-6-phosphate dehydrogenase, whose translation MDSMTFVLFGATGDLAKRKIFPALYNLFLDQKMPQSFSIIGVSKRELSDDEFQIYVENSVKTFSRRLTNDRSKMEEFLRAFRYTSLDVTNAQGYKKLLEIVQQREKELNIPENRMFYLSVAPEFFDVITSNIKESGLGSTNGWKRLIIEKPFGHDIKSAQDLNEKLSQAFEEEEIYRVDHYLGKPMVQNLEALKFANPVFQAIWNNQYIANVQITASETVGVEQRASYYDQAGAIRDMFQNHMLQLLMMTAMHLPKQISAKDIRNEKRKIMESLRPIQKEEVGLHVVRGQYGPGEIHGKPVVGYKEEPEIDASSTTETFVAARLWIDDENWSGVPFYIRTGKRMKEKSTRIVIEFKNPLKEWYLPKNEKTAPNLLVIQINPNEGVTLQFNSKNVFNNGKMEPVHMHFTTNQKEVPEAYELLIFDALHGDSTFFAHWKEVELSWKWVQPVLEAFEENLLPLHSYRSGSMGPEASYQLLKEDGFYWR comes from the coding sequence TTGGATTCGATGACCTTTGTCTTGTTTGGGGCAACAGGTGATTTAGCTAAACGAAAAATTTTCCCTGCATTATATAATTTATTTCTCGACCAAAAAATGCCTCAGTCGTTTTCCATTATTGGAGTAAGTAAAAGAGAATTATCCGATGATGAATTTCAAATATATGTGGAAAATTCGGTAAAAACCTTTTCTAGACGTTTGACAAATGACCGTTCCAAAATGGAAGAGTTTCTCCGTGCGTTTCGTTATACTTCTTTAGATGTAACGAATGCACAAGGGTATAAAAAGTTGCTCGAAATTGTTCAACAACGTGAAAAAGAATTGAATATTCCTGAAAACCGTATGTTTTACTTATCTGTTGCGCCAGAATTTTTTGATGTGATTACGTCAAACATCAAGGAAAGTGGATTAGGATCCACCAATGGTTGGAAACGTCTGATTATCGAAAAACCTTTTGGTCACGATATAAAATCGGCCCAAGATTTAAACGAAAAGTTAAGTCAAGCTTTCGAAGAAGAAGAAATTTATCGGGTGGATCATTACCTTGGAAAACCGATGGTCCAAAACCTTGAAGCTTTAAAGTTTGCCAACCCTGTGTTTCAAGCGATATGGAACAATCAATATATAGCCAATGTACAAATTACGGCAAGTGAGACGGTTGGAGTAGAACAAAGAGCAAGCTATTATGATCAGGCAGGAGCCATTCGCGATATGTTCCAAAATCATATGCTGCAATTGTTGATGATGACAGCCATGCACCTGCCAAAACAGATTAGCGCAAAAGACATCCGTAATGAGAAAAGAAAAATCATGGAATCTCTTCGACCAATACAGAAAGAAGAAGTAGGTTTACACGTCGTTCGTGGTCAATACGGTCCTGGAGAAATCCATGGTAAACCAGTTGTTGGATATAAAGAAGAACCTGAAATCGATGCTTCTTCAACAACGGAGACATTTGTTGCTGCTCGTTTGTGGATTGATGATGAAAATTGGAGCGGGGTACCATTCTATATCCGTACAGGTAAAAGAATGAAGGAAAAGTCCACACGTATTGTCATTGAATTTAAAAATCCATTAAAGGAATGGTACTTACCGAAAAATGAGAAAACAGCTCCTAATCTTTTGGTGATTCAAATCAATCCGAACGAAGGTGTTACGTTGCAATTCAATAGTAAAAATGTATTCAACAATGGAAAAATGGAACCTGTTCATATGCACTTTACGACTAATCAGAAAGAGGTACCCGAAGCCTATGAACTCTTAATTTTTGACGCTTTACATGGCGATTCGACTTTCTTTGCTCATTGGAAAGAAGTTGAACTATCTTGGAAATGGGTGCAACCTGTTTTAGAGGCATTTGAGGAAAATCTCCTTCCTCTTCATTCATATCGTTCAGGTTCGATGGGACCAGAAGCTTCTTATCAATTATTGAAAGAAGACGGATTTTATTGGCGGTAG
- a CDS encoding glucose-6-phosphate isomerase — protein MAISFDYSNALPFMQENELDYLSEFVKAAHHMLHERKGPGSDFLGWVDWPIRYDKNEFSRIKQAAERIRNHSDALVVIGIGGSYLGARAAIEALSHTFHNQMNDTTQIYFAGQNISSTYISHLLDVLEGKDLSINVISKSGTTTEPAIAFRIFRDYMEKKYGKEEARKRIYVTTDRTKGALKKLADQEGYETFVIPDNIGGRYSVLTAVGLLPIAVAGLNIDRMMEGAASAYHKYNNPDLLTNESYQYAAVRNILYRKGKAIELLVNYEPSLHYVSEWWKQLFGESEGKDQKGLFPASVDFTTDLHSMGQYVQEGRRNLIETVLHVKKPQIELTIQEDPENIDGLNFLAGKTLDEVNKKAFQGTLLAHVDGGVPNLIVELDEMNEYTFGEMVYFFEKACGISGHLLGVNPFDQPGVEAYKKNMFALLGKPGFEDEKAALMKRLSK, from the coding sequence ATGGCTATCTCTTTTGATTACTCTAATGCATTACCATTTATGCAAGAGAATGAACTAGATTATTTAAGCGAATTTGTAAAAGCAGCTCATCATATGCTTCATGAAAGGAAAGGTCCAGGATCGGATTTTCTCGGTTGGGTTGATTGGCCGATCCGCTATGATAAAAACGAATTTTCGCGAATCAAACAAGCTGCTGAAAGAATCCGGAATCATTCAGACGCTCTTGTGGTGATCGGCATTGGCGGATCTTATTTGGGTGCAAGGGCGGCTATTGAAGCATTATCCCATACCTTTCATAACCAAATGAACGATACGACACAAATTTATTTTGCTGGTCAGAATATCAGTTCCACTTATATCTCTCATTTATTAGATGTATTAGAAGGCAAAGATCTGTCTATCAATGTCATTTCTAAATCGGGAACAACGACAGAGCCTGCCATTGCTTTCCGCATTTTCCGTGATTACATGGAGAAGAAATATGGAAAAGAGGAAGCAAGAAAACGGATTTACGTTACTACTGACCGAACAAAAGGAGCATTAAAAAAGCTCGCCGATCAAGAAGGATATGAAACGTTCGTTATTCCGGATAACATAGGCGGGAGATATTCTGTGCTGACAGCAGTTGGGCTATTACCAATCGCTGTAGCTGGACTGAATATTGACCGAATGATGGAAGGGGCAGCATCAGCATATCATAAATATAATAATCCCGATCTTTTAACCAATGAGAGTTATCAGTATGCCGCTGTACGAAATATTCTCTACCGTAAAGGCAAAGCGATCGAATTATTGGTTAATTATGAGCCATCCCTTCATTATGTATCGGAGTGGTGGAAACAGCTGTTTGGAGAAAGTGAAGGGAAAGATCAGAAAGGACTCTTTCCTGCATCCGTTGACTTTACAACAGATTTACATTCCATGGGGCAATACGTTCAGGAAGGCCGACGCAATCTGATCGAAACAGTGCTGCATGTCAAGAAACCGCAAATCGAACTGACGATTCAAGAAGATCCAGAAAATATCGATGGATTGAATTTCTTGGCCGGTAAAACGCTGGATGAAGTAAACAAAAAGGCTTTTCAAGGCACGCTATTAGCACATGTAGACGGTGGAGTGCCTAACTTAATTGTTGAACTGGATGAAATGAATGAATACACCTTTGGTGAAATGGTATACTTCTTCGAAAAAGCTTGCGGCATCAGCGGTCATTTACTCGGTGTGAATCCGTTTGATCAGCCGGGAGTGGAAGCATACAAGAAAAATATGTTTGCCTTACTTGGCAAACCGGGTTTTGAAGATGAAAAAGCGGCTCTCATGAAACGGTTATCTAAATAA